The following proteins come from a genomic window of Pyxidicoccus sp. MSG2:
- a CDS encoding AgmX/PglI C-terminal domain-containing protein, whose translation MSGQPSVLQVVILRDGLLVGTEVFVPGTYSLGSDPASDLRLDDPSVEPRHALLYFQNGRAAIQDAGSTIGLFVNGHRVSACEIRSVDEVLCGPFVLKTRVLAQRPQEAKPQPPPELASLLGAAQPPPPAVAPVAAQQQPSPVRQLRPATQVTPPQQPLATTVPAVRAVPQAPQQAQPQLRPVPPQQPPAARMGSAAVTQAAYPPPAAVQAAAPAIVPMPAPPQQVVSPMPVPGAHAPWPSQQQAPVAVPAGTLPSVRRRATQDPQPSVNPGILLADDLMADVALDGFPEPSGPLLQEQRVATRPTHAPKLAPGKGAAQLYLELYWGAIRRDARRFAPDKKKPVQASLDLPEAMPLWGFTLPETGAPFTLAETLNGSFRLFVPPGTEVEKSGNDGRFAPVTGAALESDGSRRFLTLREGTAARLTQGHMSLVAYAAPKPERVFVNPLRGMPWLALASFVLFIGAFASFIVLKPESPETADFTQKNLPPVALRLIAPEPKKKEEAKKKLEAIKQKAPKPVKEKVAEKAPPKPVEKTPPPPPNKAVAAASENKALKALAKLSAAGPATNDLLAAVDKLGSGPGSKNVKNSNYKLSGLIGKAPIANAGLGTFGLGGGGKGGGATLGAELLRGKGGGGIGALGVGGVGKGKVGGTVTRATARSIASTQGTVDREAVARVINSHLNEVHGCYERALLKQPGLAGKVVLEWTIGAAGRVVAAKTKSSTLSNAAVEACILSSLKSWTFPAPKGGVVIITYPFLFNSVGY comes from the coding sequence TTGAGCGGCCAGCCCAGCGTCCTGCAAGTCGTCATCCTCCGCGACGGCCTCCTCGTGGGGACGGAAGTCTTCGTCCCTGGTACCTACTCGCTCGGCTCGGACCCCGCGTCCGACCTGCGCCTGGATGACCCGTCCGTGGAGCCGCGCCATGCGCTGCTCTACTTCCAGAACGGACGCGCGGCCATCCAGGACGCGGGCTCCACCATCGGCCTCTTCGTCAACGGCCATCGCGTCTCCGCGTGTGAAATCCGCTCCGTGGACGAGGTGCTCTGCGGCCCCTTCGTCCTCAAGACTCGCGTGCTGGCCCAGAGGCCACAGGAAGCCAAGCCCCAGCCGCCGCCAGAGCTCGCTTCGCTGCTCGGCGCCGCGCAGCCTCCTCCTCCGGCCGTGGCCCCTGTCGCGGCGCAGCAGCAGCCTTCGCCCGTGCGACAGCTCCGCCCGGCGACGCAGGTGACCCCGCCCCAGCAGCCGCTCGCCACCACCGTCCCCGCCGTGCGCGCCGTGCCGCAAGCGCCCCAGCAGGCCCAGCCGCAGCTCCGGCCGGTGCCGCCGCAGCAGCCTCCCGCCGCGCGCATGGGCAGCGCCGCGGTGACGCAGGCCGCGTACCCGCCGCCCGCGGCCGTGCAGGCCGCCGCGCCCGCCATCGTCCCCATGCCGGCGCCGCCGCAGCAGGTCGTCTCGCCCATGCCGGTTCCGGGGGCGCACGCGCCGTGGCCCTCGCAGCAGCAGGCCCCCGTGGCCGTGCCGGCCGGCACGCTGCCCTCGGTGCGCCGCCGCGCCACGCAGGACCCACAGCCGAGCGTCAACCCGGGCATCCTGCTCGCGGACGACCTGATGGCGGACGTCGCGCTCGACGGCTTCCCGGAGCCTTCCGGCCCGCTGCTCCAGGAGCAGCGCGTGGCCACGCGGCCCACGCACGCGCCGAAGCTGGCCCCGGGCAAGGGCGCGGCCCAGCTCTACCTGGAGCTGTACTGGGGCGCCATCCGCCGCGACGCGCGCCGCTTCGCCCCGGACAAGAAGAAGCCGGTGCAGGCCTCGCTGGACCTCCCGGAGGCCATGCCCCTGTGGGGCTTCACGCTGCCGGAGACGGGCGCGCCCTTCACGCTGGCCGAGACGCTCAACGGCTCCTTCCGCCTCTTCGTGCCCCCGGGCACCGAGGTGGAGAAGAGCGGCAATGACGGCCGCTTCGCTCCCGTCACCGGCGCCGCGCTCGAGTCCGACGGCAGCCGCCGCTTCCTCACCCTGCGCGAGGGCACCGCCGCGCGGCTGACGCAGGGCCACATGTCGCTGGTGGCCTACGCCGCGCCCAAGCCCGAGCGCGTCTTCGTCAACCCGCTGCGCGGCATGCCGTGGCTGGCGCTGGCGAGCTTCGTCCTGTTCATCGGCGCCTTCGCGTCCTTCATCGTCCTCAAGCCGGAGAGCCCGGAGACGGCGGACTTCACGCAGAAGAACCTGCCGCCCGTGGCCCTGCGCCTCATCGCCCCCGAGCCGAAGAAGAAGGAGGAGGCGAAGAAGAAGCTGGAGGCCATCAAGCAGAAGGCGCCCAAGCCGGTGAAGGAGAAGGTGGCGGAGAAGGCCCCGCCCAAGCCGGTGGAGAAGACGCCCCCGCCGCCGCCCAACAAGGCCGTGGCCGCCGCGTCGGAGAACAAGGCGCTCAAGGCGCTGGCGAAGCTGTCCGCCGCCGGCCCCGCCACCAACGACTTGCTCGCCGCCGTGGACAAGCTGGGCAGTGGCCCTGGCAGCAAGAACGTGAAGAACAGCAACTACAAGCTGTCCGGCCTCATCGGGAAGGCGCCCATCGCCAACGCGGGCCTGGGCACCTTCGGCCTGGGCGGCGGCGGCAAGGGCGGCGGCGCCACGCTGGGCGCGGAGCTGCTTCGCGGCAAGGGCGGCGGCGGCATCGGCGCGCTGGGCGTGGGCGGCGTGGGCAAGGGCAAGGTGGGCGGCACCGTCACCCGCGCCACGGCCCGCAGCATCGCCTCCACCCAGGGCACCGTGGACCGCGAGGCGGTGGCCCGCGTCATCAACAGCCACCTCAACGAGGTGCACGGCTGCTACGAGCGCGCCCTGCTGAAGCAGCCCGGCCTGGCCGGCAAGGTGGTGCTGGAGTGGACCATCGGCGCCGCGGGCCGCGTCGTCGCCGCGAAGACCAAGTCCTCCACGCTCAGCAACGCCGCCGTCGAGGCCTGCATCCTCTCCAGCCTCAAGTCATGGACCTTCCCCGCCCCCAAGGGCGGCGTCGTCATCATCACCTATCCATTCCTCTTCAACTCGGTCGGCTACTGA
- a CDS encoding outer membrane beta-barrel domain-containing protein, with protein sequence MRYALLILLFLAPGLARAQAEALENPGAVSAIQERQYRMHHELLLGVGVLPDDAFYKGLVGTVSYTYHFSDTFAWQVGRGTYSYNVQTALRTQLERDFEVAPTASAYEEQVQWMVGSDLMWSPLYGKMAVLNNKVLHFEAFLLGGGSVVKINRADGFRPAANVGLGLRLFKGDTVSFRLDVTNNVVFTGTRNINNVLSVQLGTAFNFGATE encoded by the coding sequence GTGCGATACGCCCTGCTCATCCTCCTGTTCCTGGCGCCCGGCCTCGCCCGCGCGCAGGCCGAGGCGCTGGAGAACCCCGGCGCCGTTTCCGCCATCCAGGAGCGTCAGTACCGGATGCACCACGAGCTCCTGCTCGGCGTCGGTGTGCTGCCGGATGACGCCTTCTACAAGGGGCTCGTCGGCACCGTCTCCTACACGTACCACTTCAGCGACACCTTCGCGTGGCAGGTGGGCCGCGGCACGTACAGCTACAACGTGCAGACGGCGCTGCGCACCCAGCTGGAGCGCGACTTCGAGGTGGCCCCCACGGCCTCCGCCTACGAGGAGCAGGTCCAGTGGATGGTGGGCTCGGACCTGATGTGGAGCCCGCTGTACGGGAAGATGGCCGTCCTCAACAACAAGGTGCTGCACTTCGAGGCCTTCCTGCTCGGCGGCGGCTCCGTGGTGAAGATCAACCGCGCGGACGGCTTCCGCCCCGCAGCCAACGTCGGACTCGGCCTGCGCCTCTTCAAGGGCGACACCGTGTCCTTCCGCCTCGACGTGACGAACAACGTCGTCTTCACCGGCACCCGCAACATCAACAACGTCCTCTCGGTCCAGCTCGGCACCGCGTTCAACTTCGGCGCCACGGAATGA
- the bamD gene encoding outer membrane protein assembly factor BamD: protein MTGHLTGLIAAALLAAAPGAPGRLGPNANPIVSKAKERDELVAKLKRDIFKVDRSIGETEKLISKSRNAPYLPDLQFRLAELYVEKSRYVYYLQAETRPEGASGAIVSPETRLMKQKAVQMYYRLLREYPDFKDGDQVTFYLAHEQRELGQFDEMLKTLGDLTRKFPNSPLRLEAEQILGDHFFDKADLVEAEKHYQAILEAPPSPVHDLARYKLGWIRVNQAKHAEAVTFFEAAAASAPLPGVDAKKALNVKREALLDLVYSYTEARPAKGALNYFEKLSDSRATYALALDKLGNRYFIKQQYEWAIPALRKLMEIQHDPELDMERGQKLYDAIKASKGKVLPEPEDLRFLVRAAVESKTDPELPDADRKKHLVELEEMARDLSTQLHLAAQKKEEKDLYLRTAAAYEAYLSLFRPEQYVRPIMKNRADALFSANAFPEAARQFEELARYESKAKDAKGEEEALNAALLAHFATLKPEEAQKRNAFEVADARQAMKLLGARFVSSYPQSANALNVKFNIARAYYEDGEYPKAAELFTAFALTHPQHKEAAVAGNLALDSLRQQNDFKGLEETGKKFLAAPLPQNFRADVQKILTESKAEALDELALQSAQETGDVISGLVKVADQNKNTDIGEKALYGAFTAAREKRDMQAERELGAKLAQDYPKSQYLSDVLLTLGRHAAESAAFGEAASWFEQVGQKLGGDFAAVDGWLAGARLRLALGEYKEAARNLEAASEVAGARKAEVLVLLAEARLKQKDYTRAKTAADAALKLDGTSAGAAAVLAEVQAATAPTAPADALIASLTKAVQGPNGQTEEAAKGLWYLGEVLYRGYKDLPADKVEEKVAALQSLEGIYTQAAQLGYPEWAVASLWKLALAYGHIADVVEATPVPAGLSAAETQQFQAAVKEQVAPLKQRSEEAFKACLSRAESLEVFSAAVLGCRTRSETAALPVPQPAAPTQPAALEELRKKAERTLSAESLEALGLAYLDARQYGMAQLTLGRVTELQDTRASAHSALGVALLNMGDAMGARAAYAKAMDSDPTFGKARLNLAALRCRFGDVDGARRELAVLKDVNTLTGADVDGGWKACK from the coding sequence ATGACCGGCCACCTGACCGGCCTGATTGCCGCCGCCCTGCTGGCGGCCGCCCCTGGAGCGCCCGGACGTTTGGGCCCCAACGCCAACCCCATCGTCTCCAAGGCGAAGGAGCGCGACGAGCTCGTCGCCAAGCTCAAGCGCGACATCTTCAAGGTGGACCGCTCCATCGGCGAGACGGAGAAGCTCATCTCCAAGAGCCGCAATGCGCCGTACCTGCCGGACCTCCAGTTCCGGCTGGCCGAGCTGTACGTGGAGAAGAGCCGCTACGTGTACTACCTCCAGGCCGAGACGCGGCCCGAGGGTGCGTCGGGCGCCATCGTCTCTCCCGAGACGCGGCTGATGAAGCAGAAGGCCGTGCAGATGTACTACCGGCTGCTGCGCGAGTACCCGGACTTCAAGGACGGCGACCAGGTGACGTTCTACCTGGCGCACGAGCAGCGCGAGCTGGGCCAGTTCGACGAGATGCTCAAGACGCTCGGCGACCTGACGCGCAAGTTCCCCAACAGCCCGCTGCGGCTGGAGGCGGAGCAGATTCTGGGCGACCACTTCTTCGACAAGGCGGACCTCGTCGAGGCGGAGAAGCACTACCAGGCGATTCTCGAGGCGCCGCCCTCTCCCGTGCACGACCTGGCCCGCTACAAGCTGGGCTGGATTCGCGTCAACCAGGCCAAGCACGCGGAGGCGGTGACGTTCTTCGAGGCCGCCGCCGCCAGCGCGCCGCTGCCGGGCGTGGACGCGAAGAAGGCGCTCAACGTCAAGCGCGAGGCGCTGCTGGACCTCGTCTACAGCTACACCGAGGCCCGCCCGGCCAAGGGCGCGCTCAACTACTTCGAGAAGCTCAGCGACAGCCGCGCCACCTACGCGCTCGCGCTGGACAAGCTGGGCAACCGCTACTTCATCAAGCAGCAGTACGAGTGGGCCATCCCCGCGCTGCGCAAGCTGATGGAAATCCAGCACGACCCCGAGCTGGACATGGAGCGCGGCCAGAAGCTCTATGACGCCATCAAGGCGTCCAAGGGCAAGGTGCTCCCGGAGCCGGAGGACCTGCGCTTCCTCGTGCGCGCCGCGGTGGAGAGCAAGACGGACCCGGAGCTGCCCGACGCGGACCGCAAGAAGCACCTGGTGGAGCTGGAGGAGATGGCGCGAGACCTCTCCACCCAGCTGCACCTGGCCGCGCAGAAGAAGGAGGAGAAGGACCTCTACCTGCGCACGGCCGCGGCCTACGAGGCGTATCTCAGCCTCTTCAGGCCCGAGCAGTACGTGCGGCCCATCATGAAGAACCGCGCCGACGCGCTCTTCTCCGCCAACGCCTTCCCGGAGGCCGCGCGCCAGTTCGAGGAGCTGGCCCGCTACGAGTCCAAGGCGAAGGACGCCAAGGGCGAGGAGGAGGCCCTCAACGCGGCGCTGCTCGCGCACTTCGCGACGCTCAAGCCGGAGGAGGCACAGAAGCGCAACGCCTTCGAGGTGGCGGACGCACGCCAGGCCATGAAGCTGTTGGGCGCGCGGTTCGTGTCGAGCTACCCGCAGAGCGCCAACGCGCTGAACGTGAAGTTCAACATCGCCCGCGCCTACTACGAGGACGGCGAGTACCCGAAGGCGGCGGAGCTCTTCACCGCCTTCGCGCTGACGCACCCGCAGCACAAGGAGGCCGCCGTCGCCGGCAACCTCGCGCTGGACAGCCTGCGGCAGCAGAACGACTTCAAGGGCCTGGAGGAGACGGGCAAGAAGTTCCTCGCCGCGCCACTGCCGCAGAACTTCCGCGCGGACGTGCAGAAGATTCTCACCGAGAGCAAGGCCGAGGCGCTCGACGAGCTGGCGCTGCAGAGCGCCCAGGAGACGGGCGACGTCATCTCGGGCCTCGTGAAGGTCGCGGACCAGAACAAGAACACCGACATCGGCGAGAAGGCGCTGTACGGCGCCTTCACCGCGGCGCGCGAGAAGCGCGACATGCAGGCCGAGCGCGAGCTGGGCGCGAAGCTGGCGCAGGACTACCCGAAGAGCCAGTACCTGTCGGACGTGCTCCTCACGCTGGGCCGGCACGCGGCGGAGTCCGCGGCGTTCGGCGAGGCGGCGAGCTGGTTCGAGCAGGTGGGCCAGAAGCTCGGCGGAGACTTCGCCGCGGTGGACGGCTGGCTGGCCGGCGCTCGGCTGCGTTTGGCGCTGGGCGAGTACAAGGAAGCGGCGCGCAACCTGGAGGCCGCGTCCGAAGTGGCGGGCGCGCGCAAGGCCGAGGTGCTGGTGCTGCTGGCCGAGGCGCGGCTGAAGCAGAAGGACTACACCCGCGCGAAGACGGCGGCGGACGCCGCGCTGAAGCTGGACGGCACCAGCGCGGGCGCCGCGGCGGTGCTGGCCGAGGTGCAGGCGGCCACCGCGCCCACGGCCCCGGCCGACGCGCTCATCGCCAGCCTCACCAAGGCCGTGCAGGGCCCCAACGGGCAGACGGAAGAGGCCGCCAAGGGCCTGTGGTACCTCGGCGAGGTCCTCTACCGCGGCTACAAGGACCTGCCCGCGGACAAGGTGGAGGAGAAGGTCGCCGCGCTGCAGAGCCTGGAGGGCATCTACACGCAGGCCGCGCAGCTGGGCTACCCGGAGTGGGCGGTGGCCTCGCTGTGGAAGCTGGCGCTCGCGTACGGCCACATCGCCGACGTGGTGGAGGCGACGCCGGTGCCGGCGGGCCTGTCCGCCGCGGAGACGCAGCAGTTCCAGGCCGCGGTGAAGGAGCAGGTGGCGCCGCTGAAGCAGCGCTCGGAGGAGGCCTTCAAGGCGTGCCTGTCCCGCGCCGAGTCGCTGGAGGTCTTCAGCGCCGCGGTGCTGGGCTGCCGCACGCGCTCGGAGACGGCGGCGCTGCCGGTGCCGCAGCCGGCCGCGCCCACGCAGCCGGCCGCGCTGGAGGAGCTGCGCAAGAAGGCCGAGCGCACGCTCAGCGCGGAGTCCCTGGAAGCGCTGGGCCTGGCCTACCTGGACGCGCGGCAGTACGGCATGGCGCAGCTCACCCTGGGCCGTGTCACGGAGTTGCAGGACACGCGGGCCTCGGCGCACTCCGCGCTGGGTGTGGCGCTGCTCAACATGGGTGACGCCATGGGCGCGCGCGCCGCGTACGCGAAGGCCATGGACTCCGACCCCACCTTCGGCAAGGCCCGCCTCAACCTGGCCGCGCTGCGTTGCCGCTTCGGCGACGTGGACGGGGCCCGCCGCGAGCTGGCCGTCCTCAAGGACGTCAACACGCTCACCGGCGCCGACGTGGACGGAGGGTGGAAGGCGTGCAAGTGA
- a CDS encoding tetratricopeptide repeat protein has product MSTTAGFLVLQLLTAQAAAPSPDAAALERAAAVESARLEQSPEDADALYRLGTAFLALNKPKKAVEPLTKLVELEPDLVPPKLALARALRLSGDAEKARTVLDTSIAAFPEDSTLRAERGLLARVLDESDVAISQYSVASELSPQDAELRFNLGEALQRAGRTDDAIEAYREALKLDGKLNVARVNLGKALAEKGLNGEAKETLREATREKPDDAEAHYNLGVILMRENDLAGAIAEYQSTLAAEPKHARAHNNLGVAVNEMGDPRKATESFLKAIAADPKYAEAHFNLGLAYFQLGDNVRATKSFEKALVLEPRRASGPYTQLGHLYLAQGKKKQAVVAFQKAIEKSTEDGKKTPEAYQGLARAYLGLGKADEAVATLKTAVEAFPKDASARAAYGDALKAKGDLDGAIAQYEAGVELSPTVEYRLALADAYAKKRVSAKAKPLYEALLKEEPGNRVAQLALADLLMAMGDYVTAEGLLKPKEGEEPDTAALARLGIVHSRRGRPDLAVTELEAVVAKDPAQLEARAELGFLYLRGGDGAKAKKVLTAVLAVEPRNALGLLYLGHALYQQGNTKDAEKSFRGATQVDPNFAEPYNALGQLLETAKRTDEAKQAYETALKLQPDHEDAKAALKRMTTAAAAAPAP; this is encoded by the coding sequence ATGTCGACGACCGCCGGCTTCCTCGTCCTCCAGCTGCTGACCGCGCAGGCCGCTGCTCCCAGCCCGGACGCGGCGGCCCTCGAGCGCGCCGCCGCCGTGGAGAGCGCGCGCCTGGAGCAGTCTCCCGAGGACGCGGACGCGCTCTACCGGTTGGGCACGGCCTTCCTCGCGCTCAACAAGCCGAAGAAGGCGGTGGAGCCGCTGACGAAGCTGGTGGAGCTGGAGCCGGACCTCGTGCCCCCCAAGCTCGCGCTGGCCCGCGCGCTGCGCCTGTCGGGTGACGCGGAGAAGGCGCGCACGGTGCTGGACACGTCCATCGCCGCCTTCCCGGAGGACTCCACGCTGCGCGCGGAGCGGGGCCTCTTGGCACGCGTGCTGGACGAGTCGGACGTGGCCATCAGCCAGTACTCGGTGGCCTCGGAATTGTCCCCGCAGGACGCGGAGCTGCGCTTCAACCTGGGCGAGGCCCTGCAGCGCGCCGGCCGCACCGACGACGCGATTGAGGCCTACCGCGAGGCGCTGAAGCTGGACGGCAAGCTCAACGTCGCCCGCGTCAACCTGGGCAAGGCGCTGGCGGAGAAGGGCCTCAACGGGGAGGCCAAGGAGACGCTGCGCGAGGCCACCCGCGAGAAGCCAGACGACGCGGAGGCGCACTACAACCTGGGCGTCATCCTCATGCGGGAGAACGACCTGGCCGGCGCCATCGCCGAGTACCAGAGCACGCTCGCCGCGGAGCCGAAGCACGCACGCGCGCACAACAACCTGGGCGTCGCGGTGAACGAGATGGGCGACCCGCGCAAGGCCACCGAGTCCTTCCTCAAGGCCATCGCCGCGGACCCGAAGTACGCCGAGGCGCACTTCAACCTGGGGCTCGCGTACTTCCAGCTCGGCGACAACGTGCGCGCCACCAAGTCCTTCGAGAAGGCGCTGGTGCTGGAGCCGCGCCGTGCCAGCGGGCCATACACGCAGCTGGGCCACCTGTACCTCGCGCAGGGCAAGAAGAAGCAGGCGGTGGTGGCCTTCCAGAAGGCGATTGAGAAGAGCACCGAGGACGGGAAGAAGACGCCGGAGGCGTACCAGGGCCTGGCGCGGGCGTACCTCGGGCTGGGCAAGGCCGACGAGGCGGTGGCCACGCTGAAGACGGCGGTGGAGGCCTTCCCCAAGGACGCGAGCGCCCGGGCGGCGTACGGCGACGCGCTCAAGGCGAAGGGCGATTTGGACGGCGCCATTGCCCAGTACGAGGCGGGCGTGGAGCTGTCGCCCACCGTGGAGTACCGGCTGGCGCTGGCGGACGCGTACGCGAAGAAGCGGGTGAGCGCGAAGGCGAAGCCGCTGTACGAGGCGCTGCTGAAGGAAGAGCCGGGCAACCGCGTGGCGCAGCTGGCGCTGGCGGATCTGCTGATGGCGATGGGCGACTACGTCACGGCGGAGGGCCTGCTCAAGCCGAAGGAGGGCGAGGAGCCCGACACGGCGGCGCTGGCGCGGCTGGGCATCGTCCACTCGCGGCGCGGGCGGCCGGACCTGGCGGTGACGGAGCTGGAGGCGGTGGTGGCGAAGGACCCGGCGCAGCTGGAGGCGCGGGCCGAGCTGGGCTTCCTCTACCTGCGCGGCGGCGACGGCGCGAAGGCGAAGAAGGTGCTGACGGCCGTGCTGGCGGTGGAGCCGCGCAACGCGCTGGGGCTGCTGTACCTGGGCCACGCGCTGTACCAGCAGGGCAACACGAAGGACGCGGAGAAGTCCTTCCGCGGCGCCACGCAGGTGGACCCCAACTTCGCCGAGCCCTACAACGCCCTGGGGCAGTTGCTGGAGACCGCGAAGCGCACGGACGAGGCGAAGCAGGCCTACGAGACGGCGCTGAAGCTGCAGCCGGACCACGAGGACGCGAAGGCCGCCCTCAAGCGGATGACGACGGCAGCGGCGGCGGCACCAGCGCCGTAG
- a CDS encoding EamA family transporter, translating into METVALVLVLSSAFLHASWNALLKRHPNPEVGVVSVITVAVVGGGLWTLGMRGEAFPTVRGLAWALGAGACESIYLAALSRALKQAPLGLAYTVSRGGAMLLVWPVSVLWLGEAVSAWRVSGAALLGVGLVVMNLSRPKGLAATGVAWAVLAAVCIAGYHLSYKLALGEGAQPPALFATGLLVALPVLVLERVRKLGWATLKREAVVRPGLVVFTGIVCTLSFALLLSALGSSGAGVVLTLRNTSIAFALGLAALQGERLEQRQLAGAGLVAVGAVLLGVPG; encoded by the coding sequence TTGGAGACCGTCGCGCTGGTGCTGGTGCTGTCGTCCGCCTTCCTCCATGCCTCGTGGAACGCGCTGCTCAAGCGGCACCCGAATCCCGAGGTGGGCGTGGTGAGCGTCATCACCGTCGCGGTGGTGGGCGGCGGGCTGTGGACGCTGGGGATGCGGGGGGAGGCGTTCCCCACGGTGCGCGGCCTCGCATGGGCGCTGGGCGCGGGGGCCTGCGAGAGCATCTACCTGGCTGCACTCTCCCGGGCGCTGAAGCAGGCGCCGCTGGGGCTCGCGTACACGGTGTCGCGCGGCGGCGCCATGTTGCTCGTCTGGCCGGTGTCCGTGCTGTGGCTGGGCGAGGCTGTGTCCGCGTGGAGGGTGTCCGGCGCCGCGCTGCTGGGGGTGGGGTTGGTGGTGATGAACCTGTCCCGTCCCAAAGGCCTCGCGGCCACGGGCGTGGCGTGGGCGGTGCTGGCGGCGGTGTGCATCGCCGGCTACCACCTGAGCTACAAGCTGGCGCTCGGCGAGGGCGCGCAGCCGCCGGCCCTGTTCGCGACGGGGCTCCTCGTCGCGCTGCCGGTGCTCGTCCTGGAGCGGGTGCGGAAGCTCGGCTGGGCCACGCTCAAACGGGAGGCGGTGGTGCGTCCCGGGCTCGTCGTCTTCACCGGCATCGTCTGTACGCTGTCCTTCGCGCTCCTGCTGTCCGCGCTGGGAAGCAGCGGCGCGGGCGTGGTGCTGACGCTGCGCAACACCTCCATCGCCTTCGCGCTGGGGCTCGCCGCGCTCCAGGGCGAACGGCTGGAGCAGAGGCAGCTCGCGGGCGCGGGGCTCGTCGCCGTGGGCGCGGTGCTGCTGGGCGTGCCGGGCTGA
- a CDS encoding fatty acid desaturase family protein has protein sequence MTRTDTQASRVDPRLDLPSLGVHALWAVWLVTTAVLWSGLAMPARVGAMVLGWAVMFWNYAVLHNHMHVPIAKPRALKWVVSRTLGLACGFAYRGYYLHHFNHHRFNDGDGDWGRRHPGEGALRYCVRWALTPWFWPFDAVTRVWGACKTRGQKVELLIDFAVVDGTLLALTLWQPSLGLSLLGTLIFTQTCIHYLNLAAHLGADARERSRLAVTSTSPFYNRWFFNAGYHQAHHLKPQTPWRALPEVTEGLERQGQLPAELQTDVSPISPAWAAQVVSSVGAEPQATPGAST, from the coding sequence ATGACCAGGACCGACACACAGGCCTCGCGGGTGGACCCGCGGTTGGACCTCCCGAGCCTGGGCGTCCATGCGCTCTGGGCCGTGTGGCTGGTGACGACGGCCGTGCTCTGGAGCGGACTGGCCATGCCGGCGCGCGTGGGCGCCATGGTGCTCGGCTGGGCGGTGATGTTCTGGAACTACGCCGTGCTGCACAACCACATGCACGTGCCCATCGCGAAGCCCCGGGCGCTCAAGTGGGTGGTGTCGCGCACGCTGGGGCTGGCGTGTGGCTTTGCGTATCGCGGCTACTACCTCCACCACTTCAATCACCACCGCTTCAACGACGGCGACGGGGACTGGGGGCGGCGCCACCCGGGTGAGGGCGCGCTGCGCTACTGCGTGCGCTGGGCGCTGACGCCGTGGTTCTGGCCCTTCGACGCGGTGACCAGGGTGTGGGGCGCGTGCAAGACGCGCGGGCAGAAGGTGGAGTTGCTCATCGACTTCGCGGTGGTGGACGGCACGCTGCTGGCGCTGACGCTGTGGCAGCCGTCGCTCGGCCTGTCGCTGCTGGGCACGCTCATCTTCACGCAGACGTGCATCCACTACCTCAACCTCGCGGCGCACCTGGGCGCGGATGCACGGGAGCGCTCGCGGCTGGCGGTGACGTCCACGTCGCCCTTCTACAACCGCTGGTTCTTCAACGCCGGCTACCACCAGGCGCACCACCTGAAGCCGCAGACACCGTGGCGCGCGCTGCCCGAGGTGACGGAGGGACTGGAGCGCCAGGGACAGCTCCCCGCCGAGCTCCAGACGGACGTGTCGCCCATCAGCCCCGCCTGGGCCGCCCAGGTGGTCAGCAGCGTGGGCGCCGAGCCCCAGGCCACGCCCGGAGCGAGCACGTAG
- a CDS encoding hemerythrin domain-containing protein, translating into MTPPFSDFASLASLHRELEERFLQHQDALLDSDVALAAERLDGYEAALRRHLEAEEALLLPVFSRAGRIRGASPELFTGEHQRLLEFLARFRAELRALEPESAGFKRAVLRLLDAETTFKHLSHHHELREETYFFPALDSVTDEAERRELLAAFTARVAP; encoded by the coding sequence GTGACTCCGCCGTTCTCCGACTTCGCCAGCCTGGCCTCCCTCCATCGTGAGCTGGAGGAGCGCTTCCTCCAGCACCAGGACGCGCTGCTCGACTCCGACGTGGCTCTGGCGGCGGAGCGGCTCGACGGCTACGAGGCGGCGCTGCGCCGGCACCTCGAAGCCGAGGAAGCGCTGCTGCTGCCCGTCTTCTCGCGGGCCGGCCGCATCCGGGGCGCCTCGCCGGAGCTCTTCACCGGGGAGCACCAGCGCCTGCTGGAGTTCCTCGCGCGCTTCCGAGCGGAGCTGCGCGCCCTGGAGCCGGAGTCCGCGGGCTTCAAGCGCGCCGTGCTGCGGCTGCTGGACGCGGAGACCACGTTCAAGCACCTCTCGCATCACCACGAGCTGCGGGAGGAGACGTACTTCTTCCCGGCGCTCGACAGCGTGACGGACGAGGCGGAGCGGCGTGAGTTGCTCGCGGCCTTCACCGCGCGGGTGGCGCCGTAG